A section of the Alligator mississippiensis isolate rAllMis1 chromosome 8, rAllMis1, whole genome shotgun sequence genome encodes:
- the TYK2 gene encoding non-receptor tyrosine-protein kinase TYK2 isoform X4: MSPSGTAATHQAGSVLRTFASMWPAGLARLWFPPNHIFEISKDTSLSLLFRMRFYFRNWHGLSEKEPAVYRSALRHSNGPDERLPGSALLDRASFEYLFEQGKFEFVNDVASLQDLATEQDLHRFKNESLGMAVLHLSHLALRRGLSLEEAAKKCSFKDCIPRSFRRQIQQSSSLTRLRLRSVFRRFVQHFQRHTVGAGRLTEQGVMYKYLATLESLAPRFGAELYPVLALDTSREDDRTPLYVNGGPPMPVDAPPHGDCLPTHEVLVTGADGIRWRPVPVEVTESPPHRGYFGRKGRSKEPGSREPPTLAEHHKPKWVQFCDFQEITHVVLTGACVGIHRQDNQCLELVLPSPEVALSLVSLVDGYFRLTADASHYLCHEVAPPRLVMSILHGIHGPMQEEFVLAKLRQEPLEDGLYVLRWSVMDFDRMILLVAKRSCPQGSGTQASLQHRQFRIQQKGDTFVLEGWDRAFLSVRQLLDTLKGCTLKSGNENFTVCRCCPPKPGEISDLIITRKVKAGAKPMLNLTQLRFHQIRKDEITQRAHLGQGTRTNIYEGLLHVCGGVGANDEAEPFPPEPNNNGQELRVVLKVLDPSHRDIALAFFETASLMSQVSHVHLAFVHGVCVRGSENIMVEEFVEHGPLDVLLRKEKGRVTVSWKITVAKQLASALSYLEDKNLVHGNVCAKNILLARRGLEDGAMPFVKLSDPGISFSVLSREERVDRIPWIAPECVQDVSSLSPAADKWSFGTTLLEICFDADVPLKERTPPEKERFYEKRHHLPEPSCRELATLISQCLNYAPGERPSFRTILRDLTQLQPHNLLDISSVNPEFLVSDPTVFQKRYLKKIRELGEGHFGKVSLYCYDPTNDGTGEMVAVKSLKSGCSQQLLASWKREIEILKTLYHENIVKYKGCCSEQGDKIVQLIMEYVPLGSLRDYLPKHNVGLARILLFAQQICEGMAYLHSLHYIHRDLAARNVLVENENVVKIGDFGLAKAVPEGHEYYRVREDGDSPVFWYAVECLKECKFYYASDVWSFGVTLYELLTRCDPSQSPPAKFLEMIGATQGQMTVLRLIELLDRGKRLPSPKDCPCEIYRLMKNCWEAEASFRPAFQNLVPVLRAFHEKYKAQAPSVFSLC; the protein is encoded by the exons ATGAGCCCGAGCGGCACCGCAGCTACGCACCAGGCCGGCTCTGTGCTGAGGACATTTGCATCGATGTGGCCCGCAGGCTTG GCCCGGCTCTGGTTCCCACCCAACCACATTTTTGAGATCAGCAAGGACACCAGCCTCAGCCTGCTTTTCCGCatgag GTTCTACTTTCGCAACTGGCATGGACTGAGTGAGAAGGAGCCAGCTGTGTATCGCAGTGCTCTGCGCCACAGCAATGGCCCTGATGAGCGCTTGCCTGGTAGTGCGTTGCTGGACCGTGCCTCCTTTGAGTACCTCTTTgagcag GGGAAGTTTGAATTCGTGAATGATGTAGCATCGCTGCAGGACCTGGCAACTGAGCAGGACCTTCATCGTTTCAAGAACGAGAGCCTGGGCATGGCCGTGCTGCACCTCTCCCACCTTGCCCTCCGCCGTGGCCTCTCCCTTGAGGAGGCAGCCAAGAAGTGCAG ctTCAAGGACTGCATCCCGCGGTCCTTCCGCCGGCAGATCCAGCAGAGCAGCTCCTTGACTCGCCTGCGGCTGCGCAGTGTCTTCCGGAGGTTCGTGCAGCATTTCCAGCGGCACACAGTGGGTGCCGGACGGCTGACAGAGCAGGGCGTCATGTACAAATATCTGGCTACATTGGAGAGCCTGGCGCCCCGCTTTGGTGCCGAGCTTTATCCTGTTCTTGCCCTCGACACTTCCCGTGAGGATGACCGGACCCCACTATATGTCaatggggggccccccatgcctgtgGATGCCCCCCCACATGGTGACTGCTTGCCCACCCACGAGGTCCTCGTCACTGGCGCTGATGGGATCCGGTGGCGGCCTGTGCCTGTTGAG GTGACAGAGAGTCCCCCACACCGGGGCTACTTTGGGCGGAAGGGCAGGAGCAAGGAGCCAGGTTCCCGGGAACCCCCTACCCTGGCTGAACACCACAAGCCCAAGTGGGTGCAGTTCTGCGACTTCCAGGAGATCACACACGTCGTCCTCACTGGTGCCTGTGTTGGCATCCACCGCCAGGACAACCAGTGCCTA GAGCTGGTGCTGCCATCGCCTGAGGTCGCCCTGTCCCTGGTGTCACTGGTGGATGGCTACTTCCGGCTCACAGCTGATGCCAGCCACTATCTCTGCCATGAGGTGGCCCCCCCTCGCCTAGTCATGAGCATCCTCCATGGCATCCATGGCCCCATGCA GGAGGAGTTCGTGCTAGCCAAGCTGcggcaggagccactggaggatGGGCTGTATGTGCTGCGCTGGAGTGTCATGGACTTCGACAGAATGATCCTGTTGGTGGCTAAAAGGAGCTGCCCCCAG GGCTCTGGGACACAGGCCTCCTTGCAGCACAGGCAGTTCCGGATCCAGCAGAAGGGTGACACCTTTGTGTTGGAGGGCTGGGACCGGGCTTTCCTCTCTGTGCGCCAGCTCTTGGACACACTCAAGGGTTGCACCCTCAAGTCGGGCAATGAGAACTTCACCGTGTGCCGTTGCTGCCCACCCAAGCCAGGAG AGATTTCAGACCTGATCATCACACGGAAGGTGAAGGCCGGTGCCAAGCCCATGCTGAACTTGACCCAGCTGCGCTTCCACCAGATCCGCAAGGATGAGATCACCCAG AGGGCGCATCTGGGGCAGGGCACACGCACCAACATCTATGAGGGGCTGCTGCACGTGTGCGGGGGCGTGGGAGCCAATGACGAGGCTGAGCCCTTCCCCCCTGAGCCGAATAACAATGGGCAGGAGCTGCGTGTGGTGCTCAAGGTGCTGGACCCAAGCCACAGGGACATTGCACTG GCATTCTTCGAGACGGCCAGCCTCATGAGCCAGGTTTCACATGTGCACCTGGCCTTCGTGCACGGTGTCTGTGTGCGGGGTTCTGAGA ATATCATGGTGGAGGAGTTTGTGGAGCATGGCCCTCTGGATGTCCTGCTGCGCAAAGAGAAGGGCCGGGTAACCGTGAGCTGGAAGATCACTGTGGCCAAGCAGCTGGCCAGTGCCCTCAGCTACCTG GAGGACAAGAACCTGGTGCATGGGAATGTATGTGCCAAGAACATACTGCTGGCCCGGCgggggctggaggatggggccatGCCCTTTGTCAAGCTCAGTGACCCAGGCATCAGTTTCTCTGTGCTCTCTCGAGAAG AGCGTGTGGACCGGATCCCGTGGATCGCACCTGAGTGTGTGCAGGATGTGAGCAGCCTCAGCCCCGCGGCCGACAAATGGAGCTTTGGCACCACCCTGCTGGAGATCTGTTTTGATGCTGATGTCCCCCTGAAGGAGCGCACCCCGCCAGAG AAGGAGCGCTTCTATGAGAAGAGGCACCACCTGCCTGAACCATCGTGCCGGGAGCTGGCCACACTTATCAGCCAGTGCCTGAACTATGCCCCTGGCGAGCGCCCCTCCTTCCGCACCATCTTGCGGGAcctcacccagctgcagccacaca ACCTCCTGGACATCAGTTCTGTGAACCCTGAGTTCCTTGTGTCGGACCCCACGGTTTTCCAGAAGCGCTACCTGAAGAAGATCCGGGAGCTGGGGGAG GGCCACTTTGGCAAGGTCAGCCTGTACTGCTATGACCCCACCAATGATGGCACGGGTGAGATGGTGGCTGTGAAGTCACTCAagtctggctgcagccagcagctcctggccagtTGGAAGAGGGAGATCGAGATCCTCAAGACACTCTATCATGAGAACATCGTCAAGTACAAGGGATGCTGCAGTGAGCAAG GGGACAAGATTGTGCAGCTTATCATGGAGTATGTACCATTGGGCAGTCTGCGGGACTACCTGCCCAAGCACAACGTTGGCTTGGCCCGCATCCTCCTCTTCGCCCAGCAGATCTGTGAG GGCATGGCATACCTGCACTCGCTGCACTATATCCACCGGGACCTGGCTGCCCGCAATGTGCTGGTGGAGAACGAGAATGTGGTGAAGATTGGGGACTTTGGACTAGCCAAGGCTGTGCCTGAGGGCCACGAGTATTACCGGGTCCGTGAAGATGGTGACAGCCCTGTCTTCTG GTACGCGGTGGAGTGCCTGAAGGAGTGCAAGTTCTACTATGCTTCTGACGTCTGGTCCTTTGGGGTGACACTCTACGAGCTCCTGACGCGctgtgaccccagccagagtcCCCCAGCG AAATTCCTTGAGATGATCGGGGCTACGCAGGGTCAGATGACAGTGCTGCGCCTCATCGAACTGCTGGATCGCGGCAAGCGCCTGCCTAGCCCCAAGGACTGTCCCTGTGAG